The following proteins are encoded in a genomic region of Phragmites australis chromosome 9, lpPhrAust1.1, whole genome shotgun sequence:
- the LOC133928476 gene encoding large ribosomal subunit protein eL18x-like, giving the protein MGIDLVAGGRNKKTKRTAPKSDDVYLKLLVKLYRFLVRRTKSNFNAVILKRLFMSKTNRPPISLRRLIKFMEGKEKNIAVIVGTVTDDKRIQEIPAMKVTALRFTETARARIVNAGGECLTFDQLALRAPLGENTILLRGPKNAREAVRHFGKAPGVPHSHTKPYVRSKGRKFEKARGRRNSRGFKV; this is encoded by the exons ATG GGTATCGACCTCGTTGCCGGCGGGAGGAACAAGAAGACCAAGCGCACCGCACCCAAGTCCGACGATGTCTACCTCAAGCTCCTCGTCAAG CTGTACCGTTTCCTGGTGAGGAGGACCAAGAGCAACTTCAATGCCGTCATCCTCAAGAGGCTCTTCATGAGCAAGACCAACAGGCCCCCGATCTCCCTGCGCCGCCTTATCAAGTTCATGGAAGGAAAG GAGAAGAACATTGCTGTGATTGTTGGTACAGTCACAGATGACAAGAGGATCCAAGAGATTCCAGCAATGAAGGTTACTGCCCTGAGGTTCACTGAGACAGCGAGGGCAAGGATTGTCAATGCTGGTGGGGAGTGCCTCACGTTTGACCAGCTTGCTCTCCGTGCTCCACTTGGGGAGAACACG ATCCTCCTGAGGGGACCCAAGAACGCCCGTGAGGCAGTGAGGCACTTCGGCAAGGCTCCTGGTGTGCCGCACAGCCACACGAAGCCGTACGTGCGCTCCAAGGGAAGGAAGTTTGAGAAGGCGCGTGGCAGGAGGAACAGCCGTGGATTCAAGGTTTAA